The following proteins come from a genomic window of Sorex araneus isolate mSorAra2 chromosome 1, mSorAra2.pri, whole genome shotgun sequence:
- the TOR1B gene encoding torsin-1B, which translates to MPPAGRLWGAAALWLLLAARTAAAFEPISVGLAIGVAASLTGVLLNRDLYCRFAECCQEERPLNASALRRDLEEKLFGQHLAAEVILKALAGFKSNKNPKKPLTLSLHGWAGTGKNYVSQIVAQNLHPKGLKSRFVHLFVPTLHFPHEHQIKLYQEQLQKWIRGNVSACASSVFIFDEMDKLHPGVIDAIKPFLDYYELVDGVSYRKAIFIFLSNAGGDLITKASLEHWRAGRKREDIQLKDLEAALSVGAFNNKHSGLWRSGLIDRNLIDYFIPFLPLEYRHVKMCVRAEMRARGVAVDEAVVTQVADEMTFFPKDEKIYSDKGCKTVQARLDVH; encoded by the exons aTGCCGCCGGCCGGGCGGCTCTGGGGCGCCGCGGCGCTGTGGCTGCTGCTGGCGGCGCGGACGGCGGCGGCCTTCGAGCCCATCAGCGTGGGCCTGGCCATCGGGGTGGCGGCGTCGCTCACCGGCGTCCTGCTCAACCGCGACCTGTACTGCCGCTTCGCCGAGTGCTGCCAGGAGGAGCGGCCGCTCAACGCGTCGG cgcTCCGGCGGGACCTGGAGGAGAAGCTGTTCGGGCAGCACCTGGCCGCCGAGGTGATCCTCAAGGCGCTGGCCGGCTTCAAGAGCAACAAGAACCCCAAGAAGCCCCTGACCCTGTCCCTGCACGGCTGGGCCGGCACGGGCAAGAACTACGTCAGCCAGATCGTGGCCCAGAACCTCCACCCCAAGGGCCTCAAGAGCCGCTTCGTCCACCTGTTCGTGCCAACCCTGCACTTCCCTCACGAGCACCAGATAAAGCTGTACCAG GAGCAGCTGCAGAAGTGGATCCGGGGGAACGTGAGCGCCTGCGCCAGCTCCGTGTTCATCTTCGATGAGATGGACAAGCTGCACCCCGGGGTGATCGACGCCATCAAGCCCTTCCTGGACTACTACGAGCTGGTGGACGGCGTGTCCTACCGGAAGGCTATCTTCATCTTCCTCAG CAACGCGGGGGGCGACCTCATCACCAAGGCCTCCCTGGAGCACTGGCGGGCGGGCCGGAAGCGGGAGGACATCCAGCTGAAGGACCTGGAGGCTGCGCTGTCCGTCGGGGCGTTCAACAACAAGCACA GTGGGCTGTGGCGCAGTGGCCTCATCGACCGCAACCTCATCGACTACTTCATCCCCTTCCTGCCGCTGGAGTACCGGCACGTGAAGATGTGCGTCCGGGCCGAGATGCGGGCCCGCGGCGTCGCCGTGGACGAGGCCGTCGTCACGCAGGTGGCCGACGAAATGACCTTTTTCCCCAAAGATGAGAAAATCTACTCGGACAAGGGCTGCAAGACGGTCCAGGCGCGGCTGGACGTCCACTAG
- the TOR1A gene encoding torsin-1A, protein MKPGRAALALLLLLLLAPGAVRAVEPISLGLALAGVLTGYISYPRLYCLFAECCSQKRSLSRDALQRDLDSKLFGQHLAKKVILNAVSGFISNPRPRKPLTLSLHGWTGTGKNFVSKIIAENIYEGGLHSDYVHLFVSTLHFPHASNLTLYKDQLQTWVRGNVSACARSIFIFDEMDKMHAGLIDAIKPFLDYYELVDRVSYRKAIFIFLSNAGAERITDVALDFWRRGRQREDIQLRDVEHALAVSVFNNRNSGFWHSSLIDRNLIDYFVPFLPLEYRHVKMCVRVEMRARGYAVDEDIVARVADEMTFFPRDERVFSDKGCKTVFTKLDYYYDD, encoded by the exons ATgaagccgggccgggccgcgctggccctgctgctgctgctgctgctggcgccGGGCGCGGTGCGCGCGGTGGAGCCCATcagcctgggcctggccctggccgGCGTCCTCACCGGCTACATCTCCTACCCGCGCCTCTACTGCCTCTTCGCCGAGTGCTGCAGCCAGAAGCGGAGCCTGAGCCGGGACG CGCTGCAGAGGGACCTGGACAGCAAGCTCTTCGGACAGCACCTGGCCAAGAAGGTCATCCTGAACGCGGTGTCGGGCTTCATCAGCAACCCCCGGCCCAGGAAGCCGCTCACCCTCTCCCTGCACGGGTGGACCGGCACCGGCAAGAACTTCGTCAGCAAGATCATCGCCGAGAACATCTACGAGGGCGGCCTGCACAGCGACTATGTCCACCTGTTCGTGTCCACGCTGCACTTCCCCCACGCTTCCAACCTCACCCTGTATAAG GACCAGCTACAGACCTGGGTCCGAGGCAACGTGAGCGCGTGCGCCAGGTCCATCTTCATCTTCGACGAGATGGACAAGATGCACGCGGGCCTCATCGACGCCATCAAGCCCTTCCTGGACTACTACGAGCTGGTGGACCGCGTGTCCTACCGGAAGGCCATCTTCATCTTCCTCAG CAACGCCGGCGCCGAGAGGATCACGGACGTGGCCCTGGACTTCTGGCGGCGCGGGCGGCAGCGGGAGGACATCCAGCTGCGGGACGTGGAGCACGCGCTGGCCGTGTCCGTCTTCAACAACAGGAACA gCGGGTTCTGGCACAGCAGCTTGATCGACCGGAACCTCATCGACTACTTCGTGCCCTTCCTGCCCCTGGAGTACCGGCACGTGAAGATGTGCGTCCGCGTGGAGATGCGCGCCCGAGGCTATGCCGTGGACGAGGACATCGTGGCCCGGGTGGCCGACGAGATGACCTTCTTCCCGCGGGACGAGCGCGTCTTCTCCGACAAGGGCTGCAAGACCGTGTTCACCAAGCTCGACTACTACTACGACGACTGA